Proteins encoded within one genomic window of Phyllobacterium sp. T1293:
- a CDS encoding TRAP transporter substrate-binding protein has product MNNLSRRKVLIGTAATLVASPFILRRPAAAAEFSYKYANNLPVTHPMNLRAQEAADKIKEETGGRFELSIFPSSQLGSDTDTLSQLRSGAVEFFTLSGLILSTLVPAASINGIGFAFPDSATVWKAMDGELGAHVRKQIEKSNLVAMEKIWDNGFRHITSSTKPIVTPDDLKNFKIRVPVSPLWTSMFTAFQSSPASINFNEVYSSLQTKVVEGQENPLAIISTAKLYEVQKYCSLTSHMWDGFWFLSNRRAWEALPDDIRTVVAKHINAAGLAERDDVAKLTETLQADLKSKGLEFNTPDSAPFRDALRKAGFYSEWKGKYGEEAWGLLEKVVGQLA; this is encoded by the coding sequence ATGAATAATCTGTCACGCCGCAAGGTATTGATCGGTACTGCCGCAACGCTCGTTGCCAGCCCCTTCATCCTCAGGCGTCCGGCTGCTGCAGCCGAGTTTTCCTATAAATATGCCAATAACCTGCCGGTTACACATCCGATGAACCTGCGTGCGCAGGAAGCCGCTGATAAGATCAAGGAAGAAACCGGTGGACGGTTTGAGCTGTCGATCTTCCCGTCGAGCCAACTCGGCTCGGACACGGATACACTGAGCCAGCTTCGCTCCGGTGCTGTTGAATTCTTCACGCTATCAGGCCTGATTCTGTCCACACTGGTTCCAGCCGCTTCCATCAATGGTATTGGCTTCGCCTTTCCTGACAGCGCCACCGTCTGGAAAGCGATGGATGGCGAACTCGGCGCCCATGTGCGCAAGCAGATCGAGAAATCCAACCTCGTTGCCATGGAAAAAATCTGGGACAATGGCTTCCGTCACATCACATCGAGCACCAAGCCGATTGTAACGCCTGACGATCTGAAGAATTTCAAGATCCGTGTTCCGGTCAGCCCGCTCTGGACATCGATGTTCACGGCCTTCCAGTCTTCACCAGCCAGCATCAATTTCAATGAGGTCTATTCCTCGCTGCAGACCAAGGTTGTCGAGGGTCAGGAAAATCCGCTTGCGATCATCTCCACAGCGAAACTCTACGAAGTACAGAAATATTGTTCGCTTACCAGCCATATGTGGGACGGTTTCTGGTTCCTTTCGAACCGCCGTGCTTGGGAAGCACTGCCCGATGATATCAGGACTGTCGTTGCCAAACATATCAATGCTGCCGGTCTTGCCGAGCGCGATGATGTCGCAAAACTTACCGAGACTTTGCAGGCCGACCTGAAATCAAAGGGCCTTGAATTCAACACTCCAGATTCCGCCCCTTTCCGCGACGCCCTGCGCAAGGCGGGTTTCTATTCCGAATGGAAGGGCAAATATGGCGAAGAGGCCTGGGGCCTTCTGGAAAAAGTCGTCGGCCAGCTGGCATAG
- a CDS encoding helix-turn-helix domain-containing protein — MAGDIDSQLSERQNDTVATKIREEMARRRISRQYLADQAKISLSTLEKALSGHRPFTLATTIRLEEALGMRLRGADGHDNPPLPSHGHASEDFGAYSRAAVGWIEGRYLTLRPSFGDPKAIFAYCTEIGWSDAASNLRFIEKERLDAAFTQQGTVAIPNLSGHIYLATNTSGQHRLIIISRPSITGEMYGILTTLQAGRGAQLTPVSAPIVLIPMGSAPDAQFGRIASDHASYASYLAYLKRTVEEPFAVFLPGPTVVD, encoded by the coding sequence ATGGCCGGGGATATAGACAGCCAGTTATCGGAACGTCAGAACGATACGGTCGCCACGAAAATCCGTGAGGAAATGGCGCGGCGGCGGATTTCGCGGCAATATCTGGCTGATCAGGCGAAAATCAGCCTTTCCACGTTGGAGAAGGCTCTGTCAGGCCACCGCCCATTCACACTGGCAACAACGATCAGGCTTGAAGAGGCGCTTGGCATGCGTCTGCGCGGGGCTGACGGTCATGATAACCCGCCGCTGCCAAGTCATGGCCACGCCAGTGAGGATTTTGGTGCCTATTCCCGCGCCGCCGTCGGGTGGATTGAGGGCCGTTATCTGACCTTGCGCCCCTCTTTCGGTGATCCGAAAGCCATCTTTGCCTATTGCACCGAAATCGGCTGGAGTGACGCCGCGTCCAATCTGCGTTTCATTGAAAAGGAACGGCTGGATGCCGCCTTCACCCAGCAGGGTACAGTGGCCATTCCAAACCTCTCCGGTCATATCTACCTTGCGACCAATACATCAGGTCAGCATCGCCTGATCATCATCTCGCGTCCGTCCATCACGGGGGAGATGTATGGCATCCTTACCACATTGCAGGCCGGGCGCGGTGCGCAACTGACGCCGGTTTCAGCGCCCATTGTCCTCATTCCGATGGGGTCGGCACCGGATGCACAGTTCGGACGTATCGCCTCTGATCACGCCAGCTATGCATCCTATCTCGCTTATCTCAAGCGCACCGTAGAGGAACCCTTTGC
- a CDS encoding IclR family transcriptional regulator, whose translation MWGSMEERITAPASLSGSQSVDRALGLLSLVSYFGDQGGSLSEIVEQSGLNKPTTRRLLLALIRSGLVEQDVQTRRYYLGQEAYVLGTLATRRYGLLQIARDSLSILSAKTQDTSFLSIQRETYTVCLHREEGTYPIRTHALQAGYRHPLGVGGGSLAILATMPDDEIDIILAANETVLLADYPNLSPRQIREDVATAREQGFALNPGRILANSWGIGLAIHFPDGRAAGALSIAAIDSRMQPERQLELAELMRIEAKKIEARLAHLQPLSDRPKRPVTPAMKSRRPERMKV comes from the coding sequence ATGTGGGGGAGCATGGAGGAACGGATCACGGCACCAGCCAGTCTCAGCGGATCGCAAAGCGTCGACAGAGCGTTGGGCCTCCTCAGCCTTGTCAGCTATTTCGGCGATCAGGGTGGATCGTTGAGCGAGATTGTTGAGCAGAGCGGTCTGAACAAACCGACGACACGCCGGTTGTTGCTGGCTCTCATCCGGTCCGGTCTGGTAGAGCAGGATGTGCAGACGCGCCGCTATTATCTTGGACAGGAAGCCTATGTGCTTGGAACGCTGGCAACCCGCCGCTACGGATTGCTGCAGATCGCTCGCGACAGTCTGAGCATTCTTTCGGCCAAGACGCAGGACACAAGCTTTCTATCCATCCAGCGCGAAACCTATACGGTGTGCCTGCATCGGGAGGAGGGGACCTATCCGATCCGCACCCATGCGCTACAGGCGGGTTATCGCCATCCTCTTGGTGTCGGCGGCGGTTCTCTGGCTATTCTTGCCACAATGCCCGATGACGAGATCGATATTATTCTGGCGGCCAATGAGACAGTGCTTCTGGCTGATTATCCCAATCTTTCGCCACGACAGATCAGGGAAGATGTCGCAACGGCACGGGAGCAGGGTTTTGCTCTTAACCCTGGGCGCATTCTTGCCAATTCCTGGGGTATCGGCCTTGCGATCCATTTTCCTGATGGCAGAGCTGCCGGTGCGCTGAGCATAGCGGCCATTGACAGCCGAATGCAGCCCGAACGTCAGCTGGAACTGGCGGAGCTTATGCGTATTGAAGCGAAAAAGATCGAGGCACGTCTGGCGCATCTGCAGCCACTGAGCGACCGGCCAAAACGCCCGGTAACACCCGCAATGAAATCCAGAAGACCGGAACGGATGAAGGTATGA
- a CDS encoding PCC domain-containing protein — translation MPERRLQQPGPAEAERFESFAGIGRTFSFELQPGLSINEAIAAPLVAANIRAAALVIEGGALAPFHYLMPALSADNLHAAWYSDTFSPAGETQLERGNVTFGERDGAPFIHCHATWIEPDGRHCAGHILPHETIISQPIRATAWGVEEIRMVSEPDAETAFTIFHPVPLKEPSGNVAGPRTIIARVRPNEDIIGALEAICRKHGFAGAHFRGGVGSLIGARYLDGTRVDDIATEVFITGGFVSADASKTSVEITMVDTKGGITRGELVRGDNPVCITFELCLEEA, via the coding sequence GTGCCTGAGCGTCGGTTGCAGCAACCCGGCCCAGCGGAGGCCGAACGGTTCGAAAGTTTCGCCGGAATTGGCCGAACATTCAGTTTTGAACTTCAGCCGGGTCTCAGCATCAACGAGGCAATCGCTGCACCGCTCGTTGCGGCTAATATCCGCGCCGCAGCACTCGTCATTGAAGGCGGTGCTCTTGCGCCCTTTCACTATCTGATGCCCGCACTGTCTGCGGATAATCTTCATGCCGCATGGTACAGCGACACCTTCTCCCCCGCGGGCGAAACGCAGCTGGAACGCGGCAATGTTACATTTGGTGAGCGGGATGGTGCTCCGTTCATCCACTGCCATGCCACATGGATCGAACCGGATGGCAGACACTGTGCCGGTCATATCCTGCCGCACGAGACAATCATCAGCCAGCCAATCCGCGCCACCGCATGGGGTGTTGAAGAGATCAGGATGGTTTCCGAGCCGGATGCCGAAACAGCATTCACCATTTTTCATCCTGTGCCGTTGAAAGAACCCTCCGGCAATGTGGCAGGTCCACGGACAATCATCGCCCGCGTCAGACCGAACGAGGATATCATCGGAGCGCTGGAAGCCATCTGCCGCAAGCATGGCTTTGCTGGCGCACACTTTCGTGGCGGTGTCGGCAGCCTGATCGGTGCGCGGTATCTGGATGGTACCCGCGTGGACGATATTGCGACCGAGGTTTTCATCACGGGCGGCTTTGTTTCAGCAGACGCCAGCAAAACAAGCGTTGAAATCACCATGGTTGATACCAAAGGCGGCATCACCCGGGGAGAGCTTGTCCGCGGCGACAACCCCGTTTGCATCACCTTTGAACTTTGTCTGGAAGAGGCCTGA
- a CDS encoding SDR family NAD(P)-dependent oxidoreductase, with protein MTERLKDKIAIVFGAGSSGPGWSNGKAAAVAYAREGATVICVDLQQEAAEETAGIIISEGFSAIAIKSDVTSSTSVTETVDATIRRYGHIDILHNNVGVATSGGPEELDDEKFRISLDINVGSVFRTAKAVLPHMKARKSGAIINISSLAAIRWTGYPYFAYYAAKGAVNQATVALAMQYAPHGIRANCIMPGMIDTPLIYKQISGNYKSNEEMVAARNRLVPLGQMGSAFDVANAAVFLASDEAKFITGVCLPVDGGQSCSAVVGA; from the coding sequence ATGACTGAAAGACTGAAAGACAAAATCGCCATCGTTTTCGGGGCAGGCTCTTCCGGCCCCGGCTGGAGCAATGGCAAGGCAGCCGCTGTTGCCTATGCACGGGAAGGCGCGACGGTCATATGCGTCGACCTGCAACAGGAAGCTGCCGAGGAAACAGCTGGAATTATTATTTCGGAAGGCTTTTCCGCGATTGCCATTAAATCGGATGTCACCAGCAGCACATCCGTTACGGAAACAGTCGACGCCACGATCAGGCGCTATGGCCATATCGACATCCTGCACAACAATGTCGGCGTTGCTACATCAGGTGGCCCGGAAGAACTCGATGACGAAAAATTCCGCATCTCGCTTGATATCAATGTCGGCTCGGTTTTCCGCACGGCCAAGGCGGTCCTGCCCCACATGAAGGCGCGAAAGTCGGGTGCGATTATCAACATCTCGTCACTCGCGGCGATCCGTTGGACTGGCTATCCCTATTTCGCCTATTACGCCGCCAAAGGTGCGGTCAATCAGGCAACCGTGGCGCTTGCGATGCAATATGCACCACATGGTATCCGCGCCAATTGCATCATGCCGGGGATGATCGATACGCCCCTGATCTACAAGCAGATATCAGGCAATTATAAATCCAATGAGGAAATGGTGGCAGCGCGCAATCGCCTCGTACCATTGGGTCAGATGGGCAGTGCATTTGATGTGGCCAATGCGGCAGTGTTCCTTGCATCCGATGAAGCGAAGTTCATAACCGGCGTTTGCCTGCCCGTGGATGGCGGCCAAAGCTGTTCGGCGGTGGTCGGTGCCTGA
- a CDS encoding acyl-CoA synthetase, with protein sequence MSSKDAILITAMSKRVMNLSGFLGQTARRLPEEIGFVWGEKSWNWGTLQRRVDAMAAALQSEFGVVKGDRILIQSQNCNQMFESMFACFLLGAVWVPTNFRQTPDEVAYLAKASGAKGMICGHLFPEHVTASRNMNSDLGFVIAIGSAEFGEDYDDIVARFDGQKVATAAVDHDDPCWFFFTSGTTGRPKAAVLSHGQMAFVITNHLCDLMPGTTQKDASLVVAPLSHGAGIHQLTQVARGSKTILLPTEKFDIAEAWRLVEKWRVSNMFTVPTILKMLTEHPAVHERDHSSLRYVIYAGAPMYRTDQIHALKTLGPVIVQYFGLGEVTGNITVLPPAYHAVEDGPDARIGTCGFARTGMQVTIQDETGQEVGPGETGEICVIGPAVFAGYFDNPEANAKAFRDGWFRTGDLGHMDEAGFVYITGRASDMYISGGSNVYPREIEEKILTHPDISEVAVLGIPDPVWGEVGLAVCVARSGSAPDGDAITAWLNGKMARYKLPKRFVFWPEMPKSAYGKIAKKLIKEELIRRNEWDG encoded by the coding sequence ATGAGCAGCAAGGATGCAATCCTGATTACGGCCATGTCAAAACGCGTGATGAACCTGTCGGGCTTTCTGGGGCAAACCGCGCGCCGCCTGCCTGAGGAAATCGGGTTCGTCTGGGGCGAAAAAAGCTGGAACTGGGGGACGTTGCAGCGACGTGTTGATGCCATGGCTGCGGCGCTGCAAAGCGAATTCGGTGTGGTCAAAGGCGACCGAATTCTGATCCAGTCGCAGAACTGCAATCAGATGTTTGAATCCATGTTCGCCTGTTTCCTGCTGGGCGCGGTATGGGTGCCGACAAATTTCCGCCAGACGCCGGATGAGGTGGCCTATCTTGCCAAGGCGAGCGGTGCCAAGGGCATGATCTGCGGTCATCTTTTCCCTGAGCATGTGACTGCAAGCCGGAACATGAACTCTGATCTTGGCTTTGTCATTGCCATTGGTTCGGCGGAATTCGGCGAGGATTACGATGACATCGTTGCGCGCTTTGACGGTCAGAAAGTTGCAACTGCTGCGGTTGATCACGATGATCCCTGCTGGTTCTTTTTCACATCAGGCACAACGGGACGGCCCAAGGCTGCGGTCCTTTCTCACGGCCAGATGGCGTTCGTTATCACCAATCACCTGTGCGATCTCATGCCCGGCACGACGCAGAAAGATGCCTCGCTTGTCGTTGCGCCTCTTTCCCATGGTGCTGGCATTCATCAATTGACGCAGGTTGCGCGCGGTTCAAAGACGATCCTGCTGCCGACGGAGAAGTTCGACATTGCCGAAGCGTGGCGGCTGGTTGAAAAATGGCGTGTGAGCAATATGTTCACAGTGCCGACAATCCTGAAAATGCTGACGGAACATCCGGCTGTTCATGAGCGCGACCACTCATCGCTGCGCTATGTGATCTATGCCGGAGCGCCGATGTATCGGACCGATCAGATTCATGCCTTGAAGACACTGGGTCCTGTGATTGTCCAGTATTTCGGCCTTGGCGAGGTAACGGGCAACATCACGGTTCTGCCGCCCGCCTATCACGCTGTTGAAGATGGTCCCGATGCTCGCATCGGCACCTGCGGCTTTGCGCGAACGGGTATGCAGGTTACGATTCAAGATGAAACCGGGCAGGAGGTTGGTCCGGGCGAAACCGGCGAGATTTGCGTTATCGGTCCAGCGGTGTTTGCTGGATACTTTGACAATCCGGAAGCCAATGCGAAAGCCTTTCGCGATGGCTGGTTCCGCACCGGTGATCTCGGCCATATGGATGAGGCCGGTTTTGTCTACATCACGGGCCGGGCGTCGGACATGTATATCTCTGGTGGTTCCAACGTTTATCCGCGGGAGATTGAAGAGAAGATCCTGACCCACCCGGATATCAGTGAAGTGGCTGTTCTCGGTATTCCTGACCCGGTGTGGGGCGAAGTTGGGCTGGCAGTCTGCGTAGCGCGATCCGGCAGCGCGCCGGATGGTGACGCGATCACGGCGTGGCTCAACGGCAAGATGGCACGTTATAAACTGCCGAAGCGTTTCGTCTTCTGGCCGGAGATGCCGAAATCCGCCTATGGCAAGATCGCGAAAAAGCTGATCAAGGAAGAGCTGATCCGCCGCAATGAATGGGATGGGTAG
- a CDS encoding TRAP transporter large permease has product MAGIRLTEGAVAAEGESILSPPPRNDHSIASRLDRLLGHLIEFPVAILVVAEVVILFAGIIARYVVHQPLIWSDELASILFLWLAMLGAVVAFRRGEHMRMTALVGMMSPQRRAFFDVIAIVGAMAFLLLIVYPAYDYAHEETYITTPALEITNAWRAAALPVGAGLMIISALIKLFQVSNLRHVVTAIALIGGLTLAFWLIGPFFKPLGNINLLIFFVGVVAALVLSGVPIAFSFGLATFGYLALTTNVPMIVVIGRMDEGMSHLILLAVPLFVFLGVLIEMTGMARAMVQFLASLLGHVRGGLSYVLIGAMYLVSGISGAKAADMAAVAPVLFPEMKARGAKPGDLVALLSATGAQTETIPPSLVLITIGSVTGVSIAALFTGGLLPGVVLAVMLCFVVWRRYRHEDLSHVTRATGRQIGRAFIIALPALALPFIIRASVVEGVATATEVSTIGIVYSVLAGLFIYRQFDWARLKPMLVDTASLSGAILLIIGAATGMAWALTQSGFSRDLAAAMTGLPGGPITFLAVSIVAFIILGSVLEGIPAIVLFGPLLFPIARQVGVHEVHYAMVVILSMGIGLFAPPFGVGYYAACAIGRVNPDEGMRPIWGYLAALILGIILVAAVPWISIGFL; this is encoded by the coding sequence ATGGCAGGGATCAGACTGACCGAAGGCGCCGTTGCGGCGGAAGGTGAAAGCATTCTTTCGCCGCCGCCGCGCAATGATCACTCGATTGCCTCCAGACTCGACCGGCTGCTTGGCCATCTCATCGAGTTTCCAGTGGCAATTCTTGTCGTTGCAGAAGTGGTCATTCTCTTCGCCGGTATCATCGCCCGGTATGTCGTGCATCAGCCGCTGATCTGGTCGGATGAATTGGCATCGATCCTGTTTCTCTGGCTCGCCATGCTTGGCGCCGTTGTCGCGTTCCGGCGCGGCGAACATATGCGTATGACGGCGCTTGTCGGCATGATGAGCCCGCAGCGCCGCGCTTTTTTTGATGTGATTGCCATTGTCGGCGCAATGGCATTTCTGCTGCTGATTGTTTACCCCGCCTATGACTACGCCCATGAGGAAACCTACATCACCACCCCGGCACTGGAGATAACCAATGCGTGGCGCGCGGCAGCATTGCCTGTAGGTGCTGGCCTCATGATCATCTCGGCCCTGATCAAACTCTTTCAGGTGTCAAACCTGCGCCATGTGGTGACGGCAATTGCGCTTATAGGCGGCCTGACGTTGGCATTCTGGCTGATTGGGCCCTTCTTCAAACCCCTCGGCAACATCAATCTTCTGATCTTCTTTGTTGGCGTGGTTGCAGCACTTGTTCTGAGCGGCGTCCCCATCGCCTTTTCCTTCGGTCTTGCCACCTTTGGTTATCTGGCATTGACCACGAATGTGCCAATGATTGTCGTGATTGGCCGCATGGATGAAGGCATGTCGCATCTCATCCTTTTGGCTGTACCGCTCTTCGTGTTTCTCGGCGTACTCATCGAAATGACCGGCATGGCACGCGCCATGGTACAATTTCTGGCAAGCCTGCTCGGGCATGTGCGTGGCGGCCTCTCCTATGTGCTCATAGGCGCAATGTATCTTGTGTCAGGCATTTCAGGCGCCAAAGCTGCCGATATGGCCGCCGTCGCACCCGTCCTTTTTCCCGAAATGAAAGCCCGCGGAGCCAAGCCCGGCGACCTAGTTGCACTGCTATCGGCCACCGGCGCGCAGACCGAGACCATTCCGCCGAGCCTCGTGCTGATCACCATCGGCTCGGTGACGGGCGTTTCTATCGCTGCGCTCTTCACGGGCGGCCTTTTGCCCGGCGTGGTTCTGGCTGTCATGCTCTGCTTTGTCGTCTGGCGGCGTTATCGCCATGAAGACCTGTCGCATGTGACAAGGGCAACGGGACGGCAAATCGGCCGGGCATTTATTATTGCCCTGCCGGCCCTTGCATTGCCATTCATCATCCGCGCTTCCGTGGTTGAAGGGGTGGCGACAGCCACCGAAGTGTCCACCATTGGCATTGTCTATTCAGTGCTGGCTGGGCTTTTCATCTACCGACAGTTTGATTGGGCGCGGTTGAAACCGATGCTTGTGGATACGGCATCGCTTTCCGGTGCAATCCTGCTGATCATTGGTGCCGCAACCGGCATGGCATGGGCGCTGACGCAATCCGGATTCTCTCGCGATCTCGCCGCCGCAATGACCGGCTTGCCCGGTGGGCCCATCACCTTCCTTGCAGTCTCAATTGTTGCCTTCATTATTCTTGGCAGCGTGTTGGAAGGCATTCCCGCCATCGTTCTGTTCGGACCATTGCTGTTCCCCATCGCCCGGCAGGTTGGCGTGCATGAGGTGCATTATGCGATGGTCGTCATCCTTTCGATGGGTATCGGTCTTTTCGCACCGCCCTTCGGCGTTGGCTACTACGCCGCCTGCGCTATTGGCCGGGTCAACCCGGATGAGGGTATGCGGCCCATATGGGGCTATCTCGCAGCTCTTATTCTCGGCATCATTCTTGTGGCTGCCGTTCCGTGGATTTCGATTGGCTTCCTGTAA
- a CDS encoding marine proteobacterial sortase target protein: MKTVSLSPSPQPLPSWLRYTCQAVWLINIVVLPLVALLAVLLAGPARAETAQSPLVTMDEVKSGTLLLKSSEAGRYIEAPRVATDVDIIVSGPTARARITQIFTNPSNGWVEAVYAYPLPEESAVHALKMVVGKRVIIGDIKEKKEAKAIYETAKAAGQKASLVEQERPNLFTNSVANIGPHEQVVVQIDYQEPVRLSGDEFSLRVPLVVAPRYNPNPITQTADLAADGSGWGTTADPVPDRDKITPSVLDPRINAPVNPVTIKVRLQAGFALGEVKSPHHSIRTEAVDAQTQIVALTGENHADRDFELTWKPQNSKAPAVGLFRETIGKNDYALAYVTPPVVEQKQEERPREIVFVIDNSGSMGGTSMDQAKASLDYALSRLKPADRFNVIRFDDTMTALFQDTVTANRDNVSIAREFVGDLEASGGTEMLAPLEAALNDKRPNDQAFIRQIVFLTDGAIGNEQQLLDTIAAKLGRSRVFMVGIGSAPNNYLMNRAAELGRGTFTSIGSTDQVDERMRNLFAKLESPVITNLVATFSAGNADVTPAILPDLYRGEPLVIAAKLGSLSGTLTIKGMIGKQPWEVTLPVAKAADGEGLSKLWARRKISDAEVESTLGKISREEADKRILKLALENSLVSRLTSLVAVDKTVTRSQDKPLTRADVPLNLPAGWDFDKVFGEQTTRRAALESDTNIQLAKLVQGNKPVAKQAPADELPLPQTATDAELRMIAGLMLLLASAGLFFFTRKTTGKAS; this comes from the coding sequence ATGAAAACCGTATCCCTCTCACCTTCCCCGCAACCCCTGCCAAGCTGGCTGCGCTACACCTGCCAGGCCGTCTGGCTCATCAACATTGTTGTCTTGCCGCTCGTGGCGCTTCTGGCTGTCTTGCTTGCCGGGCCAGCCCGCGCCGAAACAGCCCAATCTCCCCTTGTCACCATGGATGAGGTCAAATCCGGTACGCTGCTGCTGAAGAGTTCCGAAGCTGGCCGCTATATCGAGGCCCCGCGCGTTGCCACCGATGTTGATATCATCGTCAGCGGCCCGACTGCGCGCGCCCGTATCACTCAGATTTTCACCAACCCTTCCAATGGCTGGGTGGAGGCTGTTTATGCCTATCCCCTGCCGGAAGAAAGCGCCGTCCATGCCCTTAAAATGGTCGTCGGCAAGCGTGTGATCATTGGCGATATCAAAGAGAAAAAGGAAGCCAAGGCAATTTACGAAACGGCTAAGGCTGCAGGCCAGAAAGCCAGCCTTGTTGAGCAGGAGCGCCCCAACCTCTTCACCAACTCCGTCGCCAATATCGGTCCGCATGAGCAGGTTGTGGTTCAGATCGACTATCAGGAACCCGTCCGCCTCTCCGGCGATGAATTCTCCCTGCGCGTGCCGCTTGTCGTAGCGCCTCGCTACAATCCAAATCCGATAACACAAACTGCCGACCTTGCCGCCGATGGTTCCGGCTGGGGCACAACAGCCGATCCGGTTCCCGATCGTGATAAAATCACCCCGTCCGTACTTGATCCCCGTATCAATGCACCAGTCAACCCTGTTACGATCAAGGTTCGCTTGCAGGCCGGTTTTGCCTTGGGTGAAGTCAAAAGTCCCCACCATTCCATCAGAACAGAAGCCGTTGACGCACAGACGCAGATCGTTGCGCTGACCGGTGAAAACCATGCGGATCGCGACTTTGAACTGACATGGAAGCCACAAAATTCCAAAGCCCCTGCTGTTGGCCTGTTTCGCGAAACCATAGGCAAGAACGATTATGCTCTCGCCTATGTCACACCGCCTGTTGTCGAGCAGAAGCAGGAAGAACGTCCCCGTGAGATCGTCTTTGTCATCGATAACTCAGGCTCGATGGGTGGCACATCCATGGATCAGGCCAAGGCCAGCCTTGATTATGCCTTGAGCCGTCTGAAACCAGCCGACCGATTCAACGTCATCCGGTTTGACGACACCATGACCGCGCTGTTTCAGGATACAGTCACTGCCAACCGCGATAACGTCTCCATTGCCCGCGAATTTGTCGGCGATCTCGAAGCATCCGGCGGCACTGAAATGCTCGCACCGCTCGAAGCAGCGTTGAATGACAAACGCCCCAATGATCAGGCTTTTATTCGCCAGATCGTATTCCTGACCGACGGCGCGATCGGTAATGAACAACAGTTGCTTGATACGATTGCAGCCAAGCTTGGCCGTTCGCGGGTCTTCATGGTCGGCATCGGTTCTGCACCCAACAATTACCTGATGAACCGCGCCGCCGAACTTGGCCGTGGCACCTTCACTTCCATCGGCTCGACCGATCAGGTGGATGAGCGTATGCGCAATCTGTTCGCCAAGCTGGAAAGCCCTGTGATCACCAACCTCGTTGCAACGTTCTCTGCTGGCAATGCGGACGTAACGCCAGCCATTCTACCCGATCTTTATCGCGGCGAGCCTCTGGTTATTGCTGCCAAGCTTGGTTCGTTGTCTGGTACGCTGACAATCAAGGGCATGATCGGCAAACAGCCATGGGAAGTTACCCTGCCAGTTGCCAAGGCTGCCGATGGTGAAGGCCTGTCAAAACTCTGGGCACGCCGCAAGATTTCCGATGCGGAAGTGGAAAGCACACTTGGCAAAATCAGCCGCGAAGAAGCCGATAAGCGCATCCTCAAACTCGCCCTTGAAAACAGCCTCGTTTCGCGCCTGACAAGTCTGGTTGCCGTCGACAAGACTGTAACCCGCTCACAGGATAAGCCGTTGACCCGTGCCGATGTTCCACTCAACCTGCCTGCAGGCTGGGATTTCGACAAGGTGTTTGGTGAGCAGACCACGCGCAGGGCCGCTCTTGAGAGCGACACGAATATCCAGTTGGCCAAGCTGGTTCAGGGTAACAAGCCGGTAGCCAAACAGGCACCTGCCGACGAACTCCCTCTGCCACAGACAGCAACCGATGCGGAACTGCGCATGATCGCTGGCCTGATGCTGTTGCTCGCAAGCGCCGGGCTGTTCTTCTTCACACGCAAGACAACCGGGAAAGCATCATGA
- a CDS encoding class GN sortase encodes MSATLTVNNGSKQKGGAVIRPALRAGMIAMALFGFLLFSQGIWIHAKAILAQVLLDRAFTQSIETGQPVKPWSWADTWPVARIEFPRIGETSIALRGASGQALAFGPGHVDRSAEAGESGTAVYAAHRDTHFAFLKNVQIGDKIKVTRRDGKAFSYQVTETSVVRWDQSGIDSNAAGKNLVLATCWPFNATTSGPMRYLVKAQIVE; translated from the coding sequence ATGAGTGCGACCTTAACAGTCAATAATGGTTCAAAGCAGAAAGGCGGGGCGGTTATCCGCCCTGCCCTCCGGGCTGGAATGATTGCGATGGCTTTGTTTGGCTTTCTGTTGTTCAGCCAAGGGATCTGGATTCATGCGAAAGCCATTCTGGCGCAGGTGCTTCTTGATCGTGCCTTTACCCAGAGCATCGAGACCGGTCAGCCGGTAAAGCCCTGGTCATGGGCCGATACGTGGCCGGTTGCCCGTATTGAATTTCCGCGCATTGGTGAAACATCCATTGCCCTGCGTGGCGCAAGCGGGCAGGCATTGGCTTTTGGCCCCGGTCATGTGGATCGCAGTGCCGAGGCCGGTGAGAGCGGAACGGCTGTTTATGCAGCGCACCGCGACACGCATTTTGCCTTTCTGAAGAATGTGCAGATCGGAGATAAGATCAAAGTTACCCGGCGTGACGGCAAAGCCTTTTCCTATCAGGTCACGGAAACATCTGTTGTGCGCTGGGATCAATCGGGCATTGATAGCAATGCCGCTGGCAAAAATCTGGTTCTCGCCACCTGCTGGCCGTTCAATGCCACGACCTCGGGTCCAATGCGCTATCTGGTAAAAGCACAGATCGTTGAGTGA